DNA from Tripterygium wilfordii isolate XIE 37 chromosome 4, ASM1340144v1, whole genome shotgun sequence:
ACTCTTGATGGcaattgtgtgtttgtgtgtatgtatgttttttttctttctctgtgGGTGACGATTGTCAAAGAAGATATGAATATATGTGGGTGCATGATGTCTGGTTTATCAAGTACAATGGCCGTATAGTTTGGGAGCATTTGATTAAGTCAACCCTTCCCTTGTTTTTCTATGAATATGTGGTATTAGACTAAATCCAATTTGGATTACTTTTTTTGGGTTCATTGACTATTTGTGTAATCTAACATTTCTATATCTTTCATCATTTCTAGTTATGCTTGATTGCTTATCCTAACCTAAAGCTAGttagttattttttatttattttttattttaagctaGTTGGTGAGTCATTTATTCTATACTTGTACGGATAATAATTGGCTAAAATGACACGTCAtgtaaaaaaaacagaagatatGTTGTAGGAACCAGTATgagaaataatttaattagtttgtGTATTCTAGGACTTGCTATTGAGATATCACATTTGGGTGTTAAACTAATTGCAATTTggattacatttttttatattttggtcAATGGTTTTTTTATTGGTCTTACACGACATTTATGCCGTTAAACTAGGAGGAGGTGGTAGGCCCATACATGATTAGACATTAAaatgaaacatttttttttttttggtaattaagAGATtcattaaacaaaaaagaaggaaaatataTGATgactccgtttggtagagcatttcaCTATCATGCTGATGAGATAACAAACACATGTAAGTTGCAGGTTTTTTGATGAGTGAGCCTAACCCATTTGGAAAGATCGTCTCTCCAATTTCTTACCTCATCATGGGATACTGTTAGAACCCATACAAAAGTCTCACATTGGAAGACAATTGTTTGGACTCAACTCATGAGCCATAACTTTTGAGAAAGAATGGGTCACCCATCCACTTACCTTAAAAGCTCAATTAAAGGCCCATGTAATGGGGCTCCGATATTGTCCAAAAATATTGACAGATATATGTTTGTTCTTGTTTGAGCATGGGAAGAGAGCCCACCCAACAGAGCAATTTGTCTACCAGAACATGAGTACTGAAGGCTTGAAGCCACAGTTGGTGAGTTTTATTTACGTTTTGGCATATTTTGgacatgattatatatatatgttttgccgTCAAAAAGTAAAATTAGAATTGATCATGACAGATTGAATCTTTATTCTGTCTTTTTACAAGATAGGATTGCTAGCTAGGAATTTGTGGGTTTTGACACAGATGGGACTCTTGTTCCTTCACCAAGCATTATTTATGTAGTATGTCCACTACTTGGATGATCATCAGTATTAAAAGGCTTTAGCAAGCCATAAGTAATTGCCATGGCAATCCACCCCCCAACTAAAACTTTCACTGCTGATAAGTGTATTGGCAAGCCACCAAGATGAGCTCCAATCCCCCCAAAAAGAGCCAGAGCTATCGACGTAACAACAGCCGTCGCCACCATCCTCGCACCATTATTAGGCACAAATATGGCTAACGCCAGAGGCAAGACCGATCCACACAAAAATGCCAGAGCAGATGCAGCTGCAGCCTTGTATGGATTTGGCAATGCAGGTTCCTCTGATTCATACTTATCTTGCAATCTTAATACATGTTTCTTTGCATCTTCTGTAAGCATTTTCAGAGCAGGAGATTGGTGGGGACTTGGCGAAGGGGTTTGCTTGTTAGATGCTGTCAGGTTGGTCTCAATGGTAGCTGTTGTGGATGTTACAACAAGCTTAATATTACCATGATCATCAGACTGATGAGTGCAGTGGTCGGCAGTTGTTTTCTTCTCAATATCCCTCTGGGTTGAAACAGAGACAAACTCCCCAACAGCCATGCTACAGGCACCCGCAAGAGATCCAGCGAGTCCGGATAGGATCATGGACCATCTATCTTCAGTCGCTGCACCAACCCCCAGCAACAGAGATGCAGTGGAAATCAATCCGTCTGTGGCTCCGAGAATAGCCGCTCGGAGCCACTGAGCTCTTTCCACTACTTCAGCTCTCTGAGCCAGAGAAACCACCGTAACATCAACAGAGGTTTCAACTTTTTCAGAGGAAGCCATGAAGATAAGGAAAAGAATGAGCTTGACACACTCAAGGCACGTGGAGATACTTATACCCAACACACACCGCCATTGAAGGGGGAGTTTACTAGGAGTTAAACGATAGAATACTCAGATGGTACCGTAGAAAACAAGGAGGAGGGCAAGTAAATCTAAACCAGTCCGGTCTTCACAGAGATAATAGAAAACACCAACATCAATTCTTCCGTAGGTCGCTGGCTGTAGGTTGTCACAAATAATGGAATATACTTCCCTATTAATACAACTGTCTTGCAGAGACAAGAAACAAGGTACAAAGATGTATCATCTTTAACCACTTGCTCATAATACGCCGCGTACATTAAAATACAGAAAAAGACTACCCGACTCTATTAGCTACCTTATTTTATCCACACCCTAGCCATTGCTACCATTGCTCATAATAGGCCAagtaaattaaaataaagaaaaagacttCCAGACTCTAATAgccaccctttttttttttccaccctaCCATTGTAAGTCTTACGGATCCCAGTGTTGTGTgtcaaatatgagatgaacgcACATGATATTATATGAATGATATGGGACATGTGGGACATTGATCAAAGATTTGACCTTAACAATCCGATTTCCAGAGGACTTGGGTCTAATGAGACTAACGATCGTAGTTCCATGTCAAGCTGTAGCATAGGCATGATTTCTTCATCCAATACCACCCAAGCTTCTATTCCATTTCCATGTCTTGTATCCATGAGGTAGATAAAGAATGCATTAGGTGGTTCACTAAGACCAAGAAAAAAGGGAATCCATAAAGGCTTTCCCCACCCAAAGTCAGCCTCATAGAACCCCATGTTACACCAGCTGTTCAACCCAATCGGTTCCGCGCCCTCAGACAAAGCCTTAGAACACGATTTGTCGATCTCTTTTAGAGACTCACAAAGGATGTTAAACCCCCCATCACCTTCAAGGCTCTTCACAAAGTCACCATTGATCGACGACACGGATTCCCTTATTCGCTGCACAAAATCACACAACTCCAAGTCCCCAACTCGTGAGAATATGGGCTCTATCCAAATAAAATTTCCCACAGCAGTTTCAGGGTACGGTGGCACTGCCTTGCGTCGTAAGTTTACAGCATTTATAGCCAATGCTGGTTTTTGTTTCCCTGATTTTACCCTCAATGCTGACATTATGCACTTAAGAAGCATTGCAAACACCACCTCTACACGCGTTGGGTTCTGCACGGCGGAGCTCATCGCTTCAGCCTTTAGTTTGGTTATGGTTGATCCACCAAACACAAACCTGTTTACAAAAAACTTGCCATTTCTACGATAGACGCTCGACAAGTTAAGAGCTGTTAGATCCTCTGGGAATGCAGTACTAGTTTGTGGAAAGATGGACGAGGCACTAAAATTGGGAGATAAATTAGCTCCAATACTACTCTGCTGTCGAGCAATAGTAGCCCAAGTTTTCATGAATCCACTTAGAGAAATTGCATCCATAATAGAGTGTGGAAAAACTAAGGCTATGGCAACACAACCACAAGAAAACAGAGTTTCTTGTATCACAACAACATGAGCTCCTGGTTTTACCTCAGTAAAAGTAATCCCGCTAGGAAGAAAGTTGGAGACTGTTGAGAGAGTTGGTTGCTTGAGACAATCGCTTAAATGGCGATTGACTCTAGCAGTGATATAGGAAGCACCCTCGTCATTACAATCAATGGAAAGACTATTCTTGGCCTTTCCGGCAAGAGGGTAATAAAGAGCAAGTGTTTTTGAGAGAGATTGTTTAAAGAGTTTTGATGTTTCAGAGATGGAAGCTTTGCTTGGGGGATAAAAGAGAAGGTGAGGAACATATAGGTGAGGTGCAAACTGATCAAGGAGAGAGATGTTGAAAGTTGTGAGGTGATTGGGTGTTGGAGAAGAGGGTTTGATACACTGTCTGGATATTATATCCACCTCCATTGATGTTGATTTCAGTTGCAGTGCTAATTAGCTACCCAATTCAGTGTTTATAAAGACAAATACAAGGGGGTGAGATATATACAAATGCATGTGTATCTAGAGCTGGATTGTTAGTTGTTATACATGTGGCTTCAATTTTTGTTGCAATCTCTGCCGCAGATGACGCATGTATATGCTGCTACATTAAGTGATGTGGGATGGTGTTTTAAGTTACAACCAACAAAAAGATGCAACAAACATTTGTCGTCATCAGCGAACCAATTTCTAGGGATTTACAATATCGGGCAGACTGGTAATTGGGCCTGCTAGGATTTATTTCGAAAGTCCAAAGTCCAAACCCGGCCCAGGTTTTGGGTCCAAAAAAGGtacaatatatgtaaatattgtAACAAGTGTGACCTATTATATATTCTTACTCTCTTATAATTGCTGTGTAACCTGTTTTCCTCTTCAAACCGAAAGAatcaacagagagagagagagagagagagaggtggagaGCTGGTAAAGGAATGTCTGCTCATAAGATGTTTATTAATCTTCTATATCTACTTTTCTTCAAGGTAACTCCTATTAATTACTTagtttttctgtttgtttcttgGGAGTTTATTATGTAAATGtttaattttggtatttttagGTTCTGCAACGCTTCACtcaatcattttattttattttttggtatgAAATTAAGGTGCAAGGTGGATTAATGGTTCATGGAGATCCTCATCAAAATATACAAGTACTgaaaccatcatcatcatcatctcacaTTGGTCATGGTCATGATACTAGTTTGTTTATAAGATTTGATGAAATACACGTTGGGAAAATAATCAAGACCAAATTCGATTTGGGTGATCCTTCTTCTTCTAAGTCTACCCATCATCTCCTCCCCAAAGAGGTGGCCGACTCAATACCTTTCTCATCATCCGACCTCCCAAACATTCTCTCACTCTTCTCAATCCCTCAAGGTTCCCGGAAAGCCATAGTGATGGAAGAAACTCTATCTACTTGTCAACATGGTGTTCTTCTTGAAGGAGAGATCAGTACGTGTGCAACCTCCTTGGAGTCCATGCTTGATTTCGTGAGCGGCGTGTTCGGCTCCAGAGATTCGCTCAGAGTCTTAACCAATACTCGCAAACCCACATCGCGAGGTACTTCCGACGAGGACGAGTACGTCATAGTGAAAGTGGAAGAGATTCCGGTTGGTAAGATGATAGGATGTCATGTGATGCGTTATCCTTATACAGTTTACGGCTGCCATCACCTGTCTAATACCAAAACCaaggtttttagggtttcagtTGAAGGCAGCAAAGGAGAAGATGAAGTACTGGAAGTTCCTGTTGCTTGTCAGATGAACACATGTGGTTGGGATCCGAACCACGAAGCATTTCAGACACTCAACTTCAAGCCTTGTACCGCTCCGGTGTGTCACATGTTTCCTGAAGGAGACCTTGCTTGGATTCAGCCATCAAAACCTATCTAATCTATATTGGTTTCGATCATTCTCGATCTCCTTGTTGCTTCAATTCAGTCTCAAGTGTGgtgatattaaatattatatatatatatatatgtaatgaattTCAGTTCAGTTTCTGTGAGTCCATCAGTAAATAAAATTGTGTTACTTTTGTTACCAGTAACATAAAAACGTACATGAAATAAGTTCTCGAAAACATCATGGATTCTATTTGCCTCATCCAAGTcaataagaataaaataattaaaaaaattcatgccATATATTTAACGGCTACTCAACGTCATTATAACGAAATTTAGTACGAGGAGTTTGTTTATACCAACATGCAAATTAGAGGGACTTGTTTAGCccgaggaaaaaaagaagaagataaaaatgAATAATCGAAGACATGACTCTCTCTcaagaagaaaaatgaattcTTGGTGGGATTATCATTCATTCTATTGCACATCATTCATTAGTTTATTTATTGATGAATTCAGTCTCACACGTACAACTATAGAGTACATTACATCACATCATATCACATTATTGTAAATTCACTCTCGAATATAGAATATTCATTACATATTTGGTAGTAATATTAATTTTTCCAACACACACAGAGGAGAGTGAATCTATTACGTGCTATCTTAGCTAGATATCCTTAGATAGATGGCTGGATCCAAATAAGATCTCCTTCAGGGAAGAAGTGGCAGATAGGAGAAGTTCCGGGCTTGACATTAAGCACCTCAAATAGTTTTAGGTTGGGATCCCAGGTGGCTGTATCcatatggcaagaaacctaagtTTCGAATTCATCATCTCCCTTGTTACCAACAAGTTTTGCCCTGAAAACCTTGGTtttggaattgaacctgtgatgGCACTCATAAACTGAATAAGGATAGCGCATCCAGTGACATCCAATCATCTTATGAATCGGAATCTCCCCGACTTCCACCATGGTGTACTCATCAGAAGTACCAGTGGACCTCGGTGTGTGACTATTTGCTAGGACTTTCATCTCCGCTTTCGGTCCGAATAAGCTACGCACAAAATCAATCATGGACTCCAAGGAAGTTGTACATGTCCTCACCTCTCCCTCCTTATAATTGTTCTCACACTTAAACAGTGTGTCTTCCATTGCTTTTCCTTTTTCAGAACCCTGAGGGATTGAGAATAGCTCGAGAATGTTTGGGAGCGCGGACGACGCGAAAGGGATCGAATCGGCGACTTCTTTTGGGAGGAAATGGTGAGGCGATGAAGAAGGGTCATCCAAGTCAAATTTGATCTTGTGAACTTTCCCCACATAGAGTTCATCCGCATTTAGAAACATCATGTTTTGTGTCGGCTTGAGTGTAGTTGATGGATTCACTTGCACATTTTGAATATTGCCATCGCCATATCCGTCAACCCTTAATACTCCACACTGCAAAAACATTACATTCGTGCCCACAAGTGAGCTAACTAActaactagctagctagacgtGCATGCATGCATTAAAGTAACtttcatataaatcaagtaaatgaaaaaaaaaaaaatatatatatatatatatatatataccttcaaGAACACAATACATGATAGGAGAATAAGCATCTTATGAGGAGCCATTGCTTGAGCTTCTTCCGAAATCTCCCTTTCTATAAATTAAATCTTCCAAACTCTATTGATTTTATGAGGAAATCAATAGCATAGAATGTGTCCTATccttttcaggaaaaaaaaaaaaaaaaaaaagcaaagaaagggaaaagacaaaattaaataaatcgaTCGGATAATGATGACGTTGATGAGTTTGATATGATAAAAATTAAATCGGTATATTATACTAATAAAGTTTATTTAATGCATGAACGAAGTCAAGACTAGTAAATATGCGGGGCCTCCGtacagacttttttttttttttcccccagtTGTTTTTGGTTATTTTAAATTTCATGTGCTAATTTCTTACTAAAACTTTAATGACTCGAGAGAAACCACGTCATCATCCCTCATGCATTAAACGTCACAGATACACTTATCTCAAAAGCAATCCAACACTTTGTTACATTCATTCATATTGGATGGGGTAACATTATGATATCATCAAAACCCGATTGAAAAACATATTTAATGAATGAGTGAGTGTCACACAATATTACgatatttttaaaatgatatcTTTTAGAATCTTTATTATCATTTTTGTAAACGTTAAGACTTAAGAGTTAGGTGTGCGAGAAGTTCCTACACCCGTTCGACTCCATATGATTTCATACACATCAAATGGGATATATAGAGCTCACAAATTCACTCGAATCATATGTATCTAACTTAATAATTGGGATAAGTGGGATATTTGATATCTTAATTATTTTCGTAAAAGAGGCAATGTGGGCCCCATTGACCGCCCAACACCACAAATACCTATTTCTCCCCATGGGTCCCACCAACCAATCAAAGAACTCTTTTAAATGATTTCACTTTTGACTATCATATATATCCATCTCCATGAACTGTTAATATAGTCCACACCACAGCAGCATTGTACGTAAAAGAAGACAAGTGAGGTAGACATGCATTAAAGTAAACCTTCAAAGAAATCACATCgatgaatatattataattataattttgagCACATAAGAACACATTAACAATATTATTCAATTCATATGAATACATTAAATTCACACGATTTTATCTTTTCAAGAAGTCACACATTCTAATAGTCCTATCATAAAAGCACACTTAATTATTGAATTACTATGAGATGTGATTCATCTCCTCAAAAAACGCGTTGTTGAACCGAATATATCTAGATATGTTAACAATTATGGCTTAATAACTGATATTAATGTGGAATTGGAATATAGGGGTGGGGGAGACAATATGATTGTCATGGTTTAATTAAGTGTTGTTGGTGGGATGTGTCGTCATTGTGAAGAAGAATTGAACCATTTTGTCTTGGCATTCTTTTAGTATATATGGTCTTCACAGAATCAAAAAGCTTCAAGAACACTAGGCATAGGAGAATAATTAAGGATCTTCCTTTTTCTGTAAAATTGATTCTTTCAAACTCAATTGAAGATTTGATGAGGAAATCAATTGGGTAAAATGTCGTGTCCTTTtagaaaaatcaaaaaaggACAATAATTATTAATTCGATTTGGTATGATAAAAAGCTAGTTGCTTTAATGCATGAATCATGAATGAAGTCGATCAAGACTAGTAATAGCACAAAGATTCGACCCACCTCTCCCTCTTTCTGTAAATTATTTCTTTGAAGCTCGCTCGATTGATTGATGAGGAAATCAATAATATAGAATGCCTCCGTTTAGAAAAGGGGGAAAagataaaattaaatctattttATATgactaattaaataatttaaatcgGTAGGTATGATAATTAAAGTTGATTTAATACATGAACCAAATCAAGATTAGTAAATATGTCGGACGCCTCCTTGTTTAACCTGTTTTCCACAAAATTAGTCTTAAATATGTCGGACGCCTCCTTGTTAAAAAGTTTTCCACAAAATTAGTCTTAAATATGTCGGGCGGCGCCTCCTTGTTAACAAGTTTTCCACAAAATTAGTCTTAAATATGTCGGGGGCCTCCTTGTTAACAAGTTTTCCACAAAATTAGTCTTTGATTGGATTCACTTAATTGCACATTTTGATTGTCATCTCTATCTCCATCAACCCTTAATATAGTCCACATATGCAACAATATCATTCTTTCACACAAGTGAGCTAGACATGCATGCATTAAAGAACCTTCTAAGAAATCAAGTAAATGAAAAAtatcttccaagaacactagacaTAGGACAATAAGGATCTTACGAGTAGCCATTTCTTAAGCTTTCCACATCTATCAACAACCCTTTAATCGAGGTGGTTAAGATATATATTGACTTGGTGGTACCCAAATTCGAGTCTTACTCACCGATTatttaacaaaacaaaaaaaaagaagaaagaatttcCAACCTCTGCCTtttgtaaattaattatttgattcttTCAAACCCAATTGATGTGATGAGGAAATCAATATCCTAGAGAACGAGAAATAACACTACTCCAGCAAAACATTATCTTCACACTTTGTCCTTTTGGGAAAGGAAACATTcgtatttcttttttcctttcctgaAAATGACACATTTGCATTTTTATCTCCTTTTCTGTGTAAAGAAGAGTCGATAAAGCAGGATATTCCAAGATAAAACGAAGAAAACAAAACGATTTTATGTGTGAACACGTTTGAAAATAGTGTTTCATGATCCCACCACCGCATATATTGCTACTTTGTGTTCATATCCTATACAAAAAAATGTTGGTAACTTTTATTCTTAACACAATTATGGGAGCTTTATTTCATACTACTCGTTAACTATACGATCCACGTGATGATATTAAATATTTCTAGAATTAAAGATTATTGTGGCGCTCAGTGTTATTAGAATCGACTAGTAGTGACTAACCCATGAATTGAAATCACTGGGGGCACAAAAGTGATGTGGGGGTCCGACGGCAACGTcccgtgaatttttttttttggattatttatgTAATCAATTTACGAATATATACcgcaaatagaaaaaaaaaaaaacaaacacagtTTTAACAGTtcaaaacaataagaaaatacattgtaattatcacaattattatctacgagttttcatattttgaacaTAAAAGacaatcattcaaaaattgatCACTCATTCGGTTACGCAAATTTGTCTTGACAATATCCATTCTAGAAAAGAGATGGGTTAAAAGATTCAGAAATTGAGGAGATTTGAGGGCTTGGGATTGGCATGTGGTCTTGATCACTTATGAGTATTTACTTGGGCTTGACAACTCGTGAGTGTTAGTTAGTGGACTGGGTAATAATCAATTTATCATAAACATATAATATAGttaatgtttaaaaaaaaaaattgacaacagCCCCTAGTTTTTTTTATAGTGGATAGTGGTTCTCTAGCACTATTGCAACTAATTTCTCTCTTGGGTTCTTAagtatttttttcataaaaatggAGGTTTGATGAGGATGATCCTACATTCTTTAATTTAAAATAGCAGCATTGTCATTgtcactgtatatatatatattttttttccccttttttcaaTGTCCTTTTTGCAAAAATTAGGTAACAATAGTTATGttttagataataaaaaattaagttctataatatttgaaaatgacaaaaaaaaaagttactatTCTGTAGGGATCAATTaccattctttctttctttctttcttttttaatttgttctgtagaaattaatttttcaaaatctcTAGAGACTCCACTATCATTTTGTCTATTTAAGAGCGAACTGGAGACAAAGATTTCCAAAACAAAGACGAATAAGAAACCATGAGATCTTTCATTGCTCTTTTATCGCTCTTCTTGGTATGCTTTCCATATATACTTCATTCATATTTCTAAATGTTTTTTAATTAGTTCATAATGATATGCTAATTAATGCAATAACTAATggtttcttgtttatttttttttttctatctgtAGGTTTTGAGCACTGCCAATGCTGCAAGAACTTCTCCTGGAGACTACTGGAAGAGCGTAATGAAGGACCAACCTATGCCCAACGCAATTGAAGCCCGCGTTGTTTCCTCAAAACCAAATGATCACAAAGCTGCTTTGGATCTTTCCGGTAAAGATTTCGATTTCGATACTGAGATAAAACCCAATCAACTCTTAGTTTGGAGATCGCATCACCGTCCTAGTCTGACTCCCGGTAAAAAGAACAAATGATGTCTACTTTCCATTATCATCAGCAAATGCAGCCAACGTTACTTAGCGAGACAAGACAGTCTATCAGCAAAGTTGATGTTTGTGCCGTACGTACGTGTTTCAAGAATATtatgtatgtaatatatatatatatatatatatatgtaatgtcACTACTGTGTTGAAATAAATTTGTTTCGCTTGGCTGCTTGCTGCTTGCTGCGCCCGTCTAAGTTGTGTGCATCTTTgtttcacaatatatatataaatatgtaatgttGATGTATTCAAATAAAGTGCCAAGGCCATAACAAGCTCAATACAATTGAAACCAAAATGTCTTCTCTGATGTACTGCATCAAAGGAGGCCAATCCAATCCACAAATAGattgaaagagttgatcaaGGAAAAAATTAACAACATCTTCTTCATACTGTATCTTTTTTTGAACCTTCATGCCCTTGAACTTGTCTTTAGTTTCTATATATGTCCTATGCCTGCATTCTTTTAGATTGTTTTTCTGTAGTTCTTGACTTGGCTCTGGGGTTCTGTCCCATTGCCTCCAACTTTGTTATAGGTCATCTCTTGACATACCTATTGTTTTATTCGTCTTctttgatttaatatattgtggcttatcaaaaaaaaaatctgtattACATTATTTCTCTCGGGTTAAGTTCAAATAAGTCACTAAAAGATAGAGACATTTACAATTAAATTACTAAAAGAATAACGTTCCAAATTGGATCATTGAGGATCCGTTTGGCACATACTATGATTGACAGAGTATACGCTGTTGATTTAATTTATAGTAAATTATACGCTTATTAGGTATTGTTGAGGTATTTTAGAGCAGACAATACCTTGACCAGATGGTTGACAGAGTATACgttattgatttaatttataGTAAATTATACGCTTATTAAGGTATTGTTGAGGTACTTTAGAGTGGATAATACCTTGATTAGATGCAAAAAGGCTTAATGTATTGTTGAAGCCATTTGAATAAGATATACTGGCCTAGATTGCTGTCTTGACATTGTATGTACACTTAATTCAAATTTATGAGAGCCACTATCTTCATATAACTGAATACTTATCAGTGATCTCTAATTTATAAGAGCCACGATGTGAGGCGCACCTTCTCCACCCTTGCCGGCCGGAACACCGGCAGGAGATGAAGACCCGATTGTGGACCCGAGAGCCACACTTGACCCAGTAGTCTCTTTTAtgcttattttatttattaaaaaaaataaaataaaataacaaccAACCCATGCtttgtcttttttgtttccAGTGCCTGTGTAGGCTTGTTGTATCgaatttttcaaaagaaagaaaggtgggcccgtggcattgaagttgttaaaTGGTGAAGGGGAGTACTGAGTTGGGCTCAACTAAAAGGTTTTCATTACTAGGCCGGCCCATTATGACCCATGGTCATGTGGGTCTGGGCCATTTG
Protein-coding regions in this window:
- the LOC119997937 gene encoding vacuolar iron transporter homolog 2.1-like, which translates into the protein MASSEKVETSVDVTVVSLAQRAEVVERAQWLRAAILGATDGLISTASLLLGVGAATEDRWSMILSGLAGSLAGACSMAVGEFVSVSTQRDIEKKTTADHCTHQSDDHGNIKLVVTSTTATIETNLTASNKQTPSPSPHQSPALKMLTEDAKKHVLRLQDKYESEEPALPNPYKAAAASALAFLCGSVLPLALAIFVPNNGARMVATAVVTSIALALFGGIGAHLGGLPIHLSAVKVLVGGWIAMAITYGLLKPFNTDDHPSSGHTT
- the LOC119996808 gene encoding stemmadenine O-acetyltransferase-like → MEVDIISRQCIKPSSPTPNHLTTFNISLLDQFAPHLYVPHLLFYPPSKASISETSKLFKQSLSKTLALYYPLAGKAKNSLSIDCNDEGASYITARVNRHLSDCLKQPTLSTVSNFLPSGITFTEVKPGAHVVVIQETLFSCGCVAIALVFPHSIMDAISLSGFMKTWATIARQQSSIGANLSPNFSASSIFPQTSTAFPEDLTALNLSSVYRRNGKFFVNRFVFGGSTITKLKAEAMSSAVQNPTRVEVVFAMLLKCIMSALRVKSGKQKPALAINAVNLRRKAVPPYPETAVGNFIWIEPIFSRVGDLELCDFVQRIRESVSSINGDFVKSLEGDGGFNILCESLKEIDKSCSKALSEGAEPIGLNSWCNMGFYEADFGWGKPLWIPFFLGLSEPPNAFFIYLMDTRHGNGIEAWVVLDEEIMPMLQLDMELRSLVSLDPSPLEIGLLSCINREVYSIICDNLQPATYGRIDVGVFYYLCEDRTGLDLLALLLVFYGTI
- the LOC119997473 gene encoding BURP domain-containing protein 6-like, encoding MSAHKMFINLLYLLFFKVQGGLMVHGDPHQNIQVLKPSSSSSHIGHGHDTSLFIRFDEIHVGKIIKTKFDLGDPSSSKSTHHLLPKEVADSIPFSSSDLPNILSLFSIPQGSRKAIVMEETLSTCQHGVLLEGEISTCATSLESMLDFVSGVFGSRDSLRVLTNTRKPTSRGTSDEDEYVIVKVEEIPVGKMIGCHVMRYPYTVYGCHHLSNTKTKVFRVSVEGSKGEDEVLEVPVACQMNTCGWDPNHEAFQTLNFKPCTAPVCHMFPEGDLAWIQPSKPI
- the LOC119997368 gene encoding BURP domain-containing protein BNM2A-like, encoding MAPHKMLILLSCIVFLKCGVLRVDGYGDGNIQNVQVNPSTTLKPTQNMMFLNADELYVGKVHKIKFDLDDPSSSPHHFLPKEVADSIPFASSALPNILELFSIPQGSEKGKAMEDTLFKCENNYKEGEVRTCTTSLESMIDFVRSLFGPKAEMKVLANSHTPRSTGTSDEYTMVEVGEIPIHKMIGCHWMRYPYSVYECHHRFNSKTKVFRAKLVGNKGDDEFET
- the LOC119996299 gene encoding organ-specific protein P4-like codes for the protein MRSFIALLSLFLVLSTANAARTSPGDYWKSVMKDQPMPNAIEARVVSSKPNDHKAALDLSGKDFDFDTEIKPNQLLVWRSHHRPSLTPGKKNK